A stretch of Acidobacteriota bacterium DNA encodes these proteins:
- a CDS encoding glycoside hydrolase family 127 protein: MRGHASGHYLTAIAQAYASTGYDPALQAKFLTKMNYLVDTLYDLSHKSGRPAQAGGPSVADPTAVPVGPGRASYDSNLRAGAIRTDYWNWGTGFISAYPPDQFIMLERGATYGTQDSQIWAPYYTLHKILAGLLDTYEVAGNKKALEIARGMGGWVQTRLSALPTRDTHQHVEPVHCRRIRRHERGDGAPVPAHRRTPLSGHREVVRQHQLLLRQRQSRSRSGQRRGHHPRQTRQPAHSADHARALQTHPGLGG, from the coding sequence TTGCGCGGGCACGCAAGCGGTCACTACCTGACAGCCATCGCACAGGCGTATGCGAGCACCGGGTATGACCCTGCGCTGCAGGCAAAGTTCCTGACGAAGATGAACTATCTGGTGGACACGCTCTACGACCTGTCGCACAAGTCGGGCCGGCCGGCACAGGCGGGTGGGCCGTCAGTCGCGGATCCGACAGCGGTTCCGGTTGGTCCCGGTCGAGCGAGCTACGATTCAAACCTCAGGGCCGGCGCCATTCGCACCGACTACTGGAACTGGGGCACGGGCTTCATCAGCGCGTATCCGCCCGACCAGTTCATCATGCTCGAGCGCGGCGCCACCTACGGCACGCAGGACAGCCAAATCTGGGCGCCGTACTACACGCTGCACAAGATCCTGGCGGGCCTGCTCGACACGTACGAAGTGGCCGGCAACAAAAAGGCGCTTGAAATTGCACGGGGCATGGGCGGCTGGGTGCAGACGCGGTTGAGTGCGCTGCCGACCCGAGACACGCATCAGCATGTGGAACCGGTACATTGCCGGCGAATACGGCGGCATGAACGAGGCGATGGCGCGCCTGTTCCGGCTCACCGGCGAACGCCGCTTTCTGGACACCGCGAAGTTGTTCGACAACATCAACTTCTTTTACGGCAACGCCAATCGCGATCACGGTCTGGCCAAAGGCGTGGACACCATCCGCGGCAAACACGCCAACCAGCACATTCCGCAGATCACGCGCGCGC